The following is a genomic window from Bacteroidia bacterium.
CCCAATCATAACCTCCTCTTATTGCCGCATCACATTTGAAAGTAGCATATCTATCAAATTCTGTTCTCCTAAACCACATCATTAAATATTCTGGGTCAAGTTTGTTTTTATCCGTTATTTCAAAAACTGGATAAGCAGGTGAAACCAGATTTGGTTCATCATCTAACTTTAAAACAACTGGTAATTTATTTACTCGTATTGGAGACATAAAATCACAAGCAAATTGATATTTACTCATAACTCTATAAACAGACATATCAGTTCCAACAATGTTAGATGTAGTTTCACGAAACTCTTTCGTCATACTCAATCCCAGAAGTTTCGTGACTTTTAAATCTTTATTGCGATGTTCAACCCGATGAATAAAATCACCAATAGGTTTATAATTTGATTTCATAACCTAACTCTTTAAAAACGGTTAATAAATCATTTTTTGATGCTGCTTCTGCTTTCAACAAATCGGCAAACTCTGTTTGTAGGGCTTGCATTTTTTCACCAAAGTCAATATTCTCATCACGGTTTACAAACTCAATGTATTTGCTTGGTACCAACGAAAAATCTTTGGCTGCTATTTCTTCCAGCTTTGCCGCATAACAATACTCAGGTATATTTTCTATTTCCGTTTGTTGCCATTGGTGAAATGTGCCGGCTACTTGTTTTATATCTGCTTCCGAAAATTGAGTAAACTTCTTTTCAAATGGTTCTCCCATTTGACGCAAATCCATAAACAAGATTTCTGTTGAACGGTTGCGTAATTGTCTTTTTACATCACCAATAATTTTGCTTTGAGCTTTTTTATTTTTATTCAATATCCAAAGCGTAACACTGATGTCGGTAGTGTAAAACAAATTTCGAGGCAATACCAAAATGGCTTCCACCAAATTATTTTCAATCAACTTTCTTCGGATTTTATATTCTTCGCCACCGCCACTCAATGCACCATTTGCCAATATAAAACCTGCCATTCCGTTTTCAGAAAGTTTGCTTGCCATATTCAATATCCAAGCATAGTTGGCATTGCTTTTTGGCGGCACATCATAGCCCATCCATCGTGGGTCGTCTTTTAGTTCGGTTTCTGCCCGCCAATCTTTTTTTGGTTAAAAGGTGGGTTCGCCATTATAAAATCGGCTTTCAGGTCTTTGTGTTGGTCGTCAGCAAATGTGTCTGCTGCTTTTTCGCCCAAGTTTCCTGCTATGCCTCGTATGGCAAGGTTCATTTTTGCCAACTTGTAAGTAGTGCCTGTGTATTCCTGTCCGTAAATAGAAATCTCTTTTTTATTTCCGTGGTGGCTTTCTATAAACTTAATAGATTGCACAAACATACCGCCACTGCCACAAGCAGGGTCGTAAATGATGCCTTTGTAGGGTTCAATCATTTCGGTAATTAAGTTTACAATACTTTTAGGCGTGTAAAATTCTCCTTTGCCTTTTCCCTCTGCCAAAGCAAATTTTGAAAGGAAGTATTCATACACTTTTCCAACAATGTCTTGCTGTTTATCTCTCAGCGTATCTATGCTGTCAATCTCACTAATCAAAGCAGCCAATTTGGTAATGTCTAAACCCAAACGAGAAAAATAATTGTCGGGCAATGCACCTTTCAGTGCCTTGTTGTCTTTCTCGATGGTATGCAGTGCGGTATCAATGATTAAAGCAATATCGTTTTGTCTCGCCTTTTTAACAATGTAACTCCACCGTGAAATTTCTTCTAAGAAAAACACATTGCTCATATTGTAAAAATCGGGCTTCTCTATGTATTTTCCTTTGCCATCGGCAATGAGTTTGGCTCGGTGTTCCTCAAACTTGTCGCTGGCAAACTTCAAGAAAACAAGTCCTAACACCACGTGTTTGTATTCGGCTGGCTCAACGCTTCCTCTCAATTTATTAGCAGCTTCCCAAAGGGTTACTTCAATTGCTTTTCCTTTTACTTCTTTCTTCTGTTTCGCCATTTTATGATGTCAAAATTGTCTCCTAATTTAAATACAAAGCTAATTTATTTCGAGATAAAATCTTGATTCCGTTAGTATTTTCTCAATTGTAACAATTTGTTACAATTTTGTAACGTGAAAAATATTTTTTGTATAGATTTTTTTTTTTAAATATTACTCTTTGTTAAAAGAGAAAAGTGCGATACAATTTTATTGCATATATTTTTTTAATAAAAAATTGTTTCTTATGCTCTCAACAAAAAAGAATTTAGAAGCCTCTTTTTGGGCAAATTTTGGGCAAATAAAAAAGGGTTACAAACTTTATCGTCTGTAACCCTTGTCTTTGTTGCTCTCCCTGTAGGACTTGAACCTACGACCCTCTGATTAACAGTCAGATGCTCTAACCAACTGAGCTAAGGAAGAATTTCCTAAAAAGGAGTGCAATATTAGCACAATCAAAATAAATATACAATATATTTGTGAAAAATTCTAAAACTTATTTTATGAGCTTACTTGTTGTTGGCACTGTAGCCTTTGATGCCATTGAAACTCCCTTCGGCAAAACAGATAAAATTATTGGGGGTGCGGCAACGTATATTTCCTTAGCTGCCTCTTATTTTACCCAAAATATCAATCTTATTTCGGTTGTCGGCGACGATTTTCCGCAAAATGCGATCGATCTTTTGAGAAATCATCATGTCAATACCAATGGCTTGCAGTTAAAGAAAGGCGAAAAAACTTTTTTTTGGTCAGGGAAATACCACAATGATATGAATACCCGCGATACCTTGGTTACAGAACTAAATGTATTAGCCGATTTCAAACCTGTTGTATTGCCCGAATATCAAGATGCTGATTTTTTGATGCTCGGCAATTTAACTCCGCAAGTGCAACAAAGTGTGATCAATCAATTAAAAACACGTCCGAAACTAATTGTGTTAGACACGATGAATTTTTGGATGGATATTGCTTTGGAAGAATTAAAGCAAACTATTAAAATGGTGGATGTACTCGCCATTAATGATGCAGAAGCACGTCAGTTATCCGGAGAATATTCCTTGGTAAAAGCGGCACAGAAAATTCTCGATATGGGTATAAAATACCTCATCATCAAAAAGGGAGAACACGGCGCTTTGTTGTTTAATAAAGAACAAGTGTTTTTCGCACCTGCACTTCCCTTAGAAGATGTATTTGACCCAACAGGCGCAGGCGATAGTTTTGCTGGAGGCTTTATCGGTTATCTCGCAAAAACACAAGATATTTCTTTCGACAACTTGAAACGCGCCATTATTTTTGGTTCGGCAATGGCATCTTTTACGGTTGAAAAATTCGGAACAGAACGTTTGATTGGATTAACTCAAAAACAAGTAGAAGAACGTGTTCAGGAATTTATTGATTTGGTGCAGTTCGATATTTCGTTGGTGTAATTCCAATTTTAATCTCATTAATCATTATCCCTTTTCATGAAAGTTATTGATCACATTAAAAAAGCAAAATCCACTTTATTTTCCTTCGAAATTTTACCTCCTTTAAAAGGAAAAAGTATTTTTTCTATCTACGAAAGTATTGATCCACTTATTGAGTTTAAGCCGCATTTCATCAATGTTACCTATCATCGCGAGGAATATATTTACAAAAAAAGAGAAGGTGGTTATTTAGAAAAAGTGTCTATTCGTAAACGTCCAGGAACGGTTGGAATTTGCGCTGCCATTATCAATAAATACAAAACAGATGCCGTTCCGCATTTAATTTGTGGCGGATTTACAAAAGAAGAAACCGAAAATGCTTTAATTGATTTGCAATTTTTAGGTATTGACAATATCCTCGCTTTGCGCGGAGACCCTATTAAAACAGAGCCTACTTTTATTCCGGAACCAAACGGAAATAAATATGCGGTTGATTTGGTGAAGCAAATTGTGGAGATGAACAATGGCGCGTATTTGTACGATGAAGTGGAAAAGTCCGTTCCCACTGGATTTTGCATTGGCGTTGCGGGTTATCCCGAAAAGCATTTTGAAGCTCCTAATCTTTCGAACGATTTAAAAAACCTGAAAGCAAAAGTAGATGCGGGTGCCGATTATATTGTAACACAACTTTTTTACGATAATTCGAAATATTTTGATTTCGTGAA
Proteins encoded in this region:
- a CDS encoding restriction endonuclease subunit S gives rise to the protein MKSNYKPIGDFIHRVEHRNKDLKVTKLLGLSMTKEFRETTSNIVGTDMSVYRVMSKYQFACDFMSPIRVNKLPVVLKLDDEPNLVSPAYPVFEITDKNKLDPEYLMMWFRRTEFDRYATFKCDAAIRGGYDWEALCETLIPIPHPDKQKEIVKEYNTIVNRIALNNQLIKKLEETAQAIYKQWFVDFEFPNENGQLYKSNG
- a CDS encoding PfkB family carbohydrate kinase, yielding MSLLVVGTVAFDAIETPFGKTDKIIGGAATYISLAASYFTQNINLISVVGDDFPQNAIDLLRNHHVNTNGLQLKKGEKTFFWSGKYHNDMNTRDTLVTELNVLADFKPVVLPEYQDADFLMLGNLTPQVQQSVINQLKTRPKLIVLDTMNFWMDIALEELKQTIKMVDVLAINDAEARQLSGEYSLVKAAQKILDMGIKYLIIKKGEHGALLFNKEQVFFAPALPLEDVFDPTGAGDSFAGGFIGYLAKTQDISFDNLKRAIIFGSAMASFTVEKFGTERLIGLTQKQVEERVQEFIDLVQFDISLV
- the metF gene encoding methylenetetrahydrofolate reductase [NAD(P)H], producing MKVIDHIKKAKSTLFSFEILPPLKGKSIFSIYESIDPLIEFKPHFINVTYHREEYIYKKREGGYLEKVSIRKRPGTVGICAAIINKYKTDAVPHLICGGFTKEETENALIDLQFLGIDNILALRGDPIKTEPTFIPEPNGNKYAVDLVKQIVEMNNGAYLYDEVEKSVPTGFCIGVAGYPEKHFEAPNLSNDLKNLKAKVDAGADYIVTQLFYDNSKYFDFVKRCREAGITIPIIPGLKPITTRNQIQVLPKFFHIDIPEALAEAFEKCKTDEDVKRTGIEWAIAQSKELIKEKVPCLHFYTMGKSEAVKQIAASVF